Proteins from one Bacteroides zhangwenhongii genomic window:
- a CDS encoding efflux RND transporter permease subunit gives MIDISKWAFENKKLIYFLIAVLVLGGAYSSYEMSKLEDPEVTVKIAMVVTVYPGASAHQVELEVTDVLEKNIRTMGNIDNVESYSYNDLSLIQVELKTTVGEDDVEQCWDLLRRKVANAQAELPAGADPPLVKDDFGNVYGMFYALTGDGLSDRELSDYAELIKREVSELDGVERVDLYGERSECINISLLQDRMANLGVKPAEVLATLNGQNKTTYTGYYDNGDNRIRVTVSDKFKTVEDIGRMLIQGHDDDQLRLSDIARIEKDYENPTRNELFYDRQRAMGILVAASSGADIIKVGKGVERKLEQLKAERLPTGVDCHKVFYQPERVSGSLGTFIINLIESVIIVVVILMIAMGFKSGMIIGISLVVTVFGSFLFLYFMDGTMQRVSLASFILAMGMLVDNAIVIIDGILVDLKAGKSRMEAMTAIGRQTAMPLLGATLIAIIAFLPIFMSPDTAGVYTRDLFIVLAVSLLLSWVLALVHVPLMADRILHPGITDKETDAGKRVYEGKIYAVLRSLLRFSLSHRWSFVFAMLVLVVLSAFSYRFMRQGFFPDMVYDQLYMEYKLPEGTNFTRVTSDLEEIEAYLKTRPEITHVTASVGGTPGRYNLVRNIANPSLSYGELIIDFTSPEDLVDNMPEIQQYLSAHYPDAYVKLNRYNLMFKKYPIEAQFTGPDPAVLHQLADSARCIMEQSSDVYLITTDWEPQIPVLTIEYDQPTARAIGLSRNDVSLSLLSATSGIPIGSFYEGIHRDNIYLRCLDEQGRPIENLDNTQIFSSLPSLNGLLTQEMMMKLKTGTLSKEELVETLMGTTPLKQISKKIDVRWEDPVVPRFNGQRSQRVQCSPVPGIETEKARQSVAEQIEQIPLPDGYKLQWQGERNASTKSMQYLFKNFPFAIILMIAILIMLFKDYRKPTIIFCCIPLVFVGVVAVMLLTGKTFNFVAIVGTLGLIGMIIKNGIVLMDEITLQISQGIEPVTALIDSAQSRLRPVMMASLTTILGMIPLLPDAMFGSLAASIMGGLLFGTLITLLFIPILYALFFHIKYSGHT, from the coding sequence ATGATAGATATAAGTAAGTGGGCATTTGAAAACAAGAAGCTTATTTACTTCTTGATTGCCGTGCTAGTGCTTGGCGGAGCTTATTCGAGCTATGAAATGAGTAAACTTGAAGATCCTGAGGTGACGGTGAAAATCGCTATGGTAGTAACTGTCTATCCCGGAGCTTCTGCGCATCAGGTAGAGTTGGAGGTGACTGATGTGCTTGAGAAGAATATCCGCACGATGGGAAACATAGATAATGTGGAAAGTTACTCTTACAATGACCTCTCCCTGATTCAAGTGGAACTGAAAACTACGGTCGGTGAAGACGACGTGGAACAATGTTGGGATTTGTTGCGCCGAAAAGTAGCGAACGCGCAGGCGGAGCTGCCCGCGGGTGCCGATCCTCCTTTGGTGAAGGATGATTTTGGAAATGTTTACGGAATGTTTTATGCTTTGACGGGTGACGGCCTTTCGGATAGGGAACTATCCGATTATGCGGAGCTTATCAAACGGGAGGTCAGCGAACTCGACGGAGTGGAACGGGTGGATTTGTATGGAGAGCGTTCGGAGTGTATCAATATCTCTCTGCTGCAAGACCGCATGGCGAATCTGGGGGTGAAACCTGCGGAGGTGCTTGCTACGCTGAACGGGCAGAATAAAACTACTTATACCGGATATTATGATAATGGCGATAATCGTATCCGTGTGACGGTCAGTGACAAGTTTAAGACGGTGGAGGATATCGGACGTATGCTGATTCAGGGACATGATGACGACCAGTTGCGTCTGAGTGATATAGCCCGCATCGAAAAAGATTATGAAAATCCCACTCGCAATGAATTGTTTTACGACCGGCAACGAGCTATGGGAATTCTGGTCGCCGCTTCTTCGGGGGCGGATATTATCAAGGTAGGTAAAGGAGTAGAGCGTAAATTGGAGCAGTTGAAGGCGGAACGGCTTCCGACAGGAGTCGATTGTCACAAGGTGTTCTACCAACCGGAACGTGTTTCCGGTTCATTAGGGACATTTATTATCAATCTGATAGAATCCGTCATCATTGTGGTTGTCATCCTGATGATAGCAATGGGATTTAAGAGCGGGATGATTATCGGTATCAGTCTGGTAGTGACGGTGTTCGGCTCTTTCCTGTTCCTGTATTTTATGGATGGTACGATGCAACGTGTTTCTTTGGCTTCGTTTATCCTCGCTATGGGGATGCTGGTAGATAACGCGATAGTCATTATTGACGGCATTTTGGTGGATCTGAAGGCGGGTAAAAGCCGGATGGAAGCAATGACAGCTATCGGGCGACAGACCGCAATGCCCTTACTCGGAGCTACTCTGATTGCGATTATTGCTTTTCTCCCTATCTTTATGTCGCCCGATACTGCCGGAGTCTATACAAGAGATCTGTTTATAGTGCTGGCTGTTTCATTATTGCTGAGTTGGGTGCTTGCTTTGGTGCATGTGCCTTTGATGGCGGACCGCATTTTGCATCCGGGAATTACAGATAAAGAGACAGATGCCGGAAAACGTGTTTACGAAGGGAAGATATATGCAGTATTGCGTTCCTTATTAAGATTCAGCCTGTCACATCGCTGGAGTTTCGTTTTTGCCATGTTGGTATTGGTAGTACTTTCCGCTTTCAGCTACCGTTTTATGCGGCAGGGATTTTTTCCGGATATGGTGTACGACCAACTTTATATGGAGTATAAATTGCCGGAAGGAACTAATTTCACGCGTGTCACGAGCGACCTGGAAGAGATTGAAGCTTACTTGAAAACCCGTCCGGAGATTACGCATGTCACGGCTTCCGTAGGAGGAACGCCCGGACGTTATAATCTGGTACGTAATATAGCCAATCCCTCTCTGTCCTATGGTGAACTGATTATCGACTTCACTTCTCCCGAAGACCTGGTGGATAATATGCCCGAAATTCAACAATATCTCTCGGCGCATTATCCGGACGCTTATGTGAAGTTGAACCGTTATAACCTGATGTTTAAAAAGTATCCCATTGAGGCGCAGTTTACAGGCCCGGATCCTGCTGTGCTGCATCAATTGGCGGACAGTGCCCGATGTATTATGGAACAAAGTTCCGATGTGTATCTTATAACCACTGACTGGGAACCGCAGATACCGGTGCTGACCATCGAGTACGACCAGCCCACCGCCCGTGCTATCGGGCTGAGTCGTAATGATGTGAGTCTTTCCCTGCTTTCGGCTACGAGTGGGATTCCGATAGGTTCATTCTACGAAGGAATCCATCGGGATAATATTTACCTTCGTTGCCTGGACGAACAAGGCAGACCGATTGAGAATCTTGATAATACCCAAATCTTTTCGTCTCTTCCCTCACTGAACGGCCTGTTGACGCAGGAGATGATGATGAAGTTGAAAACAGGTACGCTGTCAAAGGAAGAGTTGGTGGAAACGCTGATGGGGACTACTCCGTTGAAACAGATAAGTAAGAAGATTGATGTGAGATGGGAAGACCCGGTGGTTCCCCGTTTCAACGGACAGCGTAGCCAACGGGTGCAATGTTCTCCCGTTCCGGGAATAGAAACGGAGAAAGCCCGCCAGTCTGTGGCGGAACAAATAGAGCAAATCCCGTTGCCGGACGGATATAAGCTGCAATGGCAGGGAGAAAGGAATGCCAGCACGAAATCCATGCAATATTTGTTCAAAAATTTTCCGTTTGCCATCATTCTGATGATTGCCATATTGATTATGCTGTTCAAGGATTATCGCAAGCCGACCATCATATTTTGTTGTATTCCTTTGGTTTTTGTCGGTGTAGTGGCTGTAATGCTGCTTACCGGGAAAACATTCAATTTTGTAGCGATTGTCGGAACTTTGGGGCTGATTGGAATGATTATTAAGAATGGCATTGTGCTGATGGATGAAATCACACTGCAGATCAGTCAGGGGATAGAACCGGTTACGGCTTTGATTGATAGTGCGCAAAGCCGTCTGCGTCCGGTGATGATGGCCTCGCTGACTACGATTCTGGGTATGATTCCGTTGTTGCCGGATGCAATGTTCGGTTCTCTGGCGGCTTCCATTATGGGAGGATTGTTGTTCGGTACATTGATAACGTTATTGTTTATACCTATTTTATATGCTCTATTCTTTCATATAAAATATTCCGGTCATACCTAA
- a CDS encoding efflux RND transporter periplasmic adaptor subunit yields the protein MRRFNLLLAGILAVLSASCGHRTQGTEDRPTVKIDTVLSADEQTSLQFPGRVKAAQDISLAFRVSGTILRMHVNDGSYVRKGQLLAELDPTDYQIQLDAAEAEYQRVKAEAGRVMALYKENVTTPDANDKAVYGLKQITAKYNHAKDQLEYTRLYAPFNGYVQKRLFDSHETLAAGMPVVSMISEGKPEVEINLPAAEYIRREQFTSYHCTFDIYSGQQYSLNLISVTPKANANQLYTMRLQLERTGGQPLPSPGMNTMVTIERTENGQRNLSVPTGAVLHEKGNTSVFLYNSSTQTIHRCSVTMTRLLSDGRCLVTSDEIKPGALVVASGVHHVKDGEKVEPLLPASETNVGGLL from the coding sequence ATGAGACGATTCAACTTATTATTAGCAGGAATTTTAGCCGTTCTATCGGCTTCCTGTGGTCATCGTACGCAGGGTACGGAGGACAGGCCGACAGTAAAAATCGATACAGTACTTTCTGCCGATGAGCAGACATCATTGCAATTTCCGGGTAGGGTGAAGGCTGCGCAGGATATAAGTCTGGCTTTCCGGGTGAGCGGGACTATTTTACGTATGCATGTCAATGACGGTTCTTATGTACGTAAAGGCCAGCTGCTTGCCGAGCTAGACCCTACCGATTACCAGATTCAACTGGATGCGGCGGAAGCCGAATATCAACGTGTGAAAGCGGAGGCCGGACGTGTGATGGCACTTTATAAAGAAAATGTGACGACACCCGATGCCAATGACAAGGCTGTGTATGGATTGAAACAGATTACCGCCAAATATAATCATGCCAAAGACCAATTGGAGTATACCCGTCTGTATGCTCCTTTCAACGGTTATGTGCAAAAACGCCTTTTCGATTCACATGAGACGCTTGCTGCCGGTATGCCGGTGGTGTCAATGATTAGCGAAGGCAAGCCGGAAGTGGAAATTAATCTTCCGGCTGCGGAGTATATACGCCGGGAACAGTTTACAAGCTACCATTGTACGTTTGATATTTACTCCGGACAGCAATATTCATTGAATCTGATAAGCGTCACTCCCAAAGCAAATGCCAATCAATTGTATACCATGCGCCTGCAACTGGAAAGAACGGGTGGACAACCTCTTCCTTCTCCCGGCATGAATACGATGGTCACCATTGAACGTACTGAAAACGGGCAACGAAATTTATCTGTACCTACAGGTGCGGTTTTGCATGAAAAGGGAAATACGAGTGTTTTCCTGTATAATTCTTCTACGCAGACTATTCACCGTTGCAGTGTGACGATGACCCGTTTGCTCAGCGACGGACGTTGCCTGGTCACTTCGGATGAAATAAAGCCTGGAGCATTGGTTGTGGCGTCGGGTGTGCATCATGTGAAAGATGGCGAAAAGGTGGAACCTCTTTTACCCGCTTCTGAAACCAATGTAGGAGGATTATTATGA
- a CDS encoding MATE family efflux transporter has product MYLCRLKLIGMTGQKTPTALGTEKIGKLLMQYAIPAIIAMTASSLYNMVDSIFIGHGVGAMAISGLALTFPLMNLAAAFGSLVGVGAATLVSVKLGQKDYDTAQRVLGNVLVLNIIIGLAFTVVTLIFLDPILYFFGGSDATVGYARDYMVVILLGNVITHLYLGLNAVLRSAGHPQKAMYATIATVIINTILDPVFIYGFGWGIQGAAVATITAQVIALAWQFKLFSNKEELLHFHKGIFRLRKKIVVDSLAIGMAPFLMNLAACFIVILINQGLQRHGGDLAIGAFGIVNRLVFLFVMIVMGLNQGMQPIAGYNYGAKQYLRVTKVLKITIYAATIVTTAGFLMGMLIPKLAVSIFTTHEELVDISAKGLRIVVMFFPIVGFQMVTSNFFQSIGMAGKAIFLSISRQVLILIPCLLILPQFYGQLGVWISMPVSDITASLIAGTMLWWQFRQFKIREKS; this is encoded by the coding sequence TTGTATCTTTGCCGCCTCAAACTAATAGGTATGACAGGACAAAAGACACCCACTGCGCTGGGTACGGAAAAGATTGGGAAGCTTTTAATGCAGTATGCCATTCCGGCAATTATAGCCATGACGGCATCTTCTCTTTATAATATGGTAGACAGTATTTTCATCGGTCACGGTGTGGGGGCAATGGCGATTTCCGGGTTGGCACTGACCTTTCCGCTGATGAATCTTGCCGCGGCTTTCGGTTCGTTGGTCGGTGTGGGAGCGGCGACACTTGTTTCGGTGAAACTGGGACAGAAAGATTACGATACGGCCCAACGGGTGCTCGGCAACGTACTGGTTTTAAATATTATTATCGGGCTTGCCTTTACGGTGGTTACTTTGATATTTCTTGACCCGATTCTCTATTTCTTCGGTGGCAGTGATGCGACGGTAGGTTACGCCCGCGATTATATGGTCGTTATCTTGTTAGGTAATGTCATTACCCATCTTTATCTGGGTTTGAATGCTGTGCTCCGTTCAGCAGGCCATCCTCAAAAAGCGATGTATGCCACGATTGCTACGGTAATCATCAATACGATACTCGATCCGGTCTTTATCTATGGTTTTGGTTGGGGGATTCAGGGAGCGGCTGTGGCTACCATTACCGCGCAGGTTATCGCGTTGGCATGGCAATTTAAATTATTCTCCAACAAAGAAGAATTGCTGCATTTTCACAAAGGGATTTTCCGGTTGCGAAAGAAGATTGTTGTAGATTCGCTTGCCATCGGTATGGCACCGTTCTTGATGAACCTGGCGGCTTGCTTTATTGTCATCCTGATAAATCAAGGATTGCAGCGTCACGGAGGCGACCTTGCCATCGGGGCGTTCGGAATTGTGAACCGGCTGGTGTTCCTTTTCGTAATGATTGTGATGGGCTTGAATCAGGGAATGCAACCGATTGCAGGTTATAATTATGGAGCCAAGCAATATCTTCGTGTGACGAAAGTGCTGAAAATAACGATTTATGCCGCTACCATAGTGACAACTGCCGGATTTCTGATGGGAATGTTGATTCCCAAACTCGCTGTTTCCATCTTTACAACGCATGAAGAACTGGTGGATATTTCTGCCAAAGGCTTGCGAATCGTCGTGATGTTCTTCCCGATTGTCGGTTTTCAGATGGTGACCTCCAATTTCTTCCAGAGTATCGGAATGGCAGGCAAGGCAATCTTTTTGTCAATATCCCGTCAAGTGCTCATTCTGATCCCCTGCCTGTTGATTCTTCCACAGTTTTACGGACAATTGGGTGTTTGGATCAGTATGCCGGTTTCCGATATCACAGCCAGTCTGATAGCAGGAACAATGCTGTGGTGGCAGTTCCGGCAGTTTAAAATCCGGGAAAAATCATAA
- the lysS gene encoding lysine--tRNA ligase, with product MNILELSEQEIIRRNSLNELRAMGIDPYPAAEYVTNAFSTDIKAEFKDDEEPRQVSVAGRIMSRRVMGKASFVELQDSKGRIQVYITRDDICPGEDKELYNSVFKRLLDLGDFIGIEGFVFRTQMGEISIHAKKLTVLAKSIKPLPIVKYKDGVAYDSFEDPELRYRQRYVDLVVNDGIKETFLKRATVVKTLRNVLDEAGYTEVETPILQSIAGGASARPFITHHNSLDIDLYLRIATELYLKRLIVGGFEGVYEIGKNFRNEGMDKTHNPEFTCMELYVQYKDYNWMMNFTEKLLERICIAVNGCTESVVDGKTISFKAPYRRLPILDAIKEKTGYDLNGKSEEEIRQVCKELKMEEIDETMGKGKLIDEIFGEFCEDTYIQPTFITDYPVEMSPLTKMHRSKPGLTERFELMVNGKELANAYSELNDPLDQEERFKEQMRLADKGDDEAMIIDQDFLRALQYGMPPTSGIGIGIDRLVMLMTGQTTIQEVLFFPQMRPEKVVKKDAAAKYMELGIAEDWVPVIQKAGYNTVDDMKDVNPQKLHQDICGINKKYKLELTNPSVNDVTEWINKLK from the coding sequence ATGAATATATTAGAACTAAGTGAACAGGAAATCATTCGACGCAACAGCCTGAATGAGCTTCGTGCGATGGGTATTGATCCGTACCCTGCAGCAGAGTATGTAACCAATGCTTTCTCCACAGATATTAAAGCTGAATTTAAAGACGACGAGGAGCCACGCCAAGTTTCCGTAGCCGGCCGTATCATGAGCCGCCGCGTGATGGGTAAAGCATCTTTCGTTGAATTGCAAGACTCTAAAGGTCGCATCCAGGTGTACATCACCCGCGATGATATCTGCCCGGGAGAAGACAAGGAACTGTACAACTCTGTATTCAAACGCCTGCTCGACTTAGGTGACTTTATCGGTATCGAAGGTTTCGTGTTCCGCACACAAATGGGTGAAATCAGCATCCATGCAAAGAAACTGACTGTACTTGCAAAGTCTATTAAACCGTTGCCAATCGTTAAATACAAAGACGGAGTAGCTTACGACTCTTTTGAAGATCCCGAACTCCGTTATCGCCAACGCTATGTGGACCTGGTAGTAAATGACGGCATCAAAGAAACATTCCTGAAACGCGCCACTGTAGTGAAAACTTTGCGCAACGTTTTGGATGAGGCTGGTTACACGGAAGTGGAAACTCCTATCCTGCAATCTATTGCCGGTGGAGCCAGTGCACGCCCGTTCATCACTCACCATAACTCATTGGATATAGACCTTTACCTACGTATCGCAACGGAGCTTTATCTGAAGCGACTGATTGTAGGTGGTTTTGAAGGTGTATACGAAATAGGTAAGAACTTCCGTAACGAGGGTATGGATAAAACTCACAATCCGGAATTTACCTGTATGGAACTTTATGTTCAGTACAAGGATTACAACTGGATGATGAATTTCACCGAAAAACTGCTGGAACGTATCTGTATCGCTGTAAACGGCTGTACGGAAAGCGTTGTTGACGGAAAAACTATCAGTTTCAAAGCTCCTTACCGCCGCCTGCCTATCCTGGATGCTATCAAAGAAAAGACAGGATATGACCTGAACGGCAAGAGCGAAGAAGAAATCCGCCAAGTTTGCAAGGAACTGAAAATGGAGGAAATCGACGAGACAATGGGTAAAGGCAAGCTGATTGATGAAATCTTCGGAGAATTCTGCGAAGATACGTATATCCAGCCGACTTTCATCACCGATTATCCGGTTGAAATGTCTCCGCTGACCAAGATGCATCGTTCTAAACCGGGACTGACCGAACGTTTCGAACTGATGGTGAACGGTAAAGAGCTGGCTAATGCCTACTCGGAATTGAACGATCCGCTGGATCAGGAAGAACGTTTCAAAGAACAAATGCGTTTGGCCGACAAGGGAGACGACGAAGCGATGATTATCGATCAGGACTTCCTGCGCGCTTTACAATATGGTATGCCTCCTACATCGGGTATCGGTATCGGTATCGACCGTCTGGTGATGTTAATGACCGGACAGACTACCATTCAGGAAGTATTGTTCTTCCCGCAAATGCGCCCGGAAAAAGTAGTGAAAAAAGACGCTGCTGCCAAATACATGGAATTGGGAATTGCAGAAGACTGGGTGCCGGTTATCCAGAAAGCCGGTTACAACACAGTAGACGATATGAAAGATGTGAATCCGCAGAAACTGCACCAAGACATCTGCGGTATCAACAAAAAATATAAATTAGAGCTTACCAATCCGTCGGTAAACGACGTAACTGAGTGGATTAACAAACTTAAATAA
- a CDS encoding NAD(P)H-dependent glycerol-3-phosphate dehydrogenase: MKLPGKIAIMGGGSWATAIAKMCLAQEDSINWYMRRDDRIADFKRLGHNPAYLTGVKFDTKRISFSSNINDIVKESDTLIFVTPSPYLKAHLKKLKTKIKDKFIITAIKGIVPDDNVIVSEYFTKEYGVPSENIAVLAGPCHAEEVALERLSYLTIACPDKDKARIFARRLGSSFIKTSVSDDVSGIEYSSVLKNVYAIAAGICSGLKYGDNFQAVLISNAIQEMNRFLNTVHPLNRNVDESVYLGDLLVTGYSNFSRNRTFGTMIGKGYSVKSAQIEMEMIAEGYYGTKCIKEINKHHHVNMPILDAVYNILYERISPTIEIKLLTDSFR, from the coding sequence ATGAAATTACCCGGCAAGATAGCGATAATGGGCGGAGGAAGTTGGGCTACAGCCATCGCAAAGATGTGTCTGGCTCAAGAAGACTCTATCAATTGGTATATGCGACGCGACGACCGCATCGCAGATTTCAAGAGATTAGGGCATAATCCGGCTTATCTAACAGGAGTGAAATTCGATACCAAACGTATCTCTTTCAGTTCCAATATCAACGATATTGTGAAAGAATCGGATACACTAATCTTCGTCACTCCTTCCCCTTATCTGAAGGCACACTTGAAAAAGCTGAAAACCAAGATTAAAGATAAATTTATCATTACCGCTATCAAAGGAATCGTACCCGACGACAATGTTATCGTGTCCGAATACTTCACTAAGGAATATGGCGTACCATCTGAAAACATCGCTGTGCTGGCAGGTCCCTGCCATGCGGAAGAAGTGGCCTTGGAACGTCTTTCTTATCTAACCATCGCTTGTCCCGACAAGGATAAGGCACGTATCTTCGCACGCAGATTGGGAAGCAGTTTTATCAAAACTTCGGTCAGCGACGACGTTTCGGGTATCGAATACAGTTCGGTGCTGAAAAATGTATATGCCATTGCTGCCGGTATTTGTAGCGGGTTGAAATATGGTGACAACTTTCAAGCTGTGTTGATTTCCAACGCCATACAGGAAATGAACCGTTTTCTAAACACGGTACACCCGTTGAACAGAAACGTAGATGAATCTGTTTATCTGGGGGACTTGCTGGTGACCGGTTATTCCAATTTCAGCCGTAACCGTACATTCGGCACGATGATAGGCAAAGGATATTCCGTGAAGAGTGCACAGATTGAAATGGAAATGATTGCGGAAGGTTACTATGGTACGAAGTGTATCAAGGAAATCAACAAACATCATCATGTCAATATGCCCATATTGGACGCTGTTTACAACATCCTGTACGAGCGTATCTCGCCCACGATCGAGATTAAATTATTAACTGATTCTTTTAGATAA
- a CDS encoding glucose-6-phosphate isomerase: MINLNIEKTFGFISKEKVSAYEAEVKAAQEMLEKGTGKGNDFLGWLHLPSSITKEHLADLNATAKVLRDNCEVVIVAGIGGSYLGARAVIEALSNSFTWLQNKKADPIMIYAGHNISEDYLYELTEYLKDKKFGVINISKSGTTTETALAFRLLKKQCEDQRGKETAKKVIVAVTDAKKGAARVTADKEGYKTFIIPDNVGGRFSVLTPVGLLPIAVAGFDIEKLVAGAADMEKACGSDVAFAENPAAIYAATRNELYRNGKKIEILVNFCPKLHYVSEWWKQLYGESEGKDNKGIFPASVDFSTDLHSMGQWIQEGERSIFETVISVEKVNHKLEVPSDEANLDGLNFLAGKRVDEVNKMAELGTQLAHVDGGVPNMRIVLPELTEYNIGGLLYFFEKACGISGYLLGVNPFNQPGVEAYKKNMFALLNKPGYEEESKAIQARL; this comes from the coding sequence ATGATAAACTTGAACATTGAAAAGACATTTGGATTTATCTCCAAAGAAAAAGTTTCTGCTTACGAAGCTGAGGTTAAAGCCGCACAGGAAATGCTTGAAAAAGGAACAGGCAAAGGTAATGACTTTTTAGGATGGTTGCACTTGCCTTCTTCTATCACTAAAGAACACCTGGCTGACTTAAATGCTACTGCAAAGGTTTTGAGAGATAACTGCGAGGTAGTAATCGTTGCCGGTATCGGTGGTAGCTACTTGGGAGCACGTGCCGTCATCGAGGCTCTGTCCAACAGCTTTACCTGGTTGCAGAATAAGAAGGCTGATCCGATCATGATTTATGCCGGACATAATATCAGCGAAGATTATTTGTATGAACTCACTGAATATCTGAAAGACAAGAAGTTCGGTGTCATTAATATCTCCAAATCAGGAACTACAACTGAAACAGCACTTGCTTTCCGTTTGCTGAAAAAACAATGTGAGGACCAACGCGGTAAAGAAACTGCCAAGAAAGTAATCGTTGCCGTTACGGACGCAAAAAAGGGTGCTGCCCGTGTCACAGCCGACAAGGAAGGATATAAAACGTTCATCATCCCCGATAACGTGGGCGGACGTTTTTCTGTACTGACTCCGGTAGGTTTACTGCCGATTGCAGTTGCCGGATTCGACATTGAGAAACTGGTTGCCGGTGCTGCCGACATGGAAAAGGCATGTGGTTCTGACGTTGCTTTTGCTGAAAATCCCGCCGCTATCTATGCCGCGACCCGTAACGAGTTATACAGAAATGGCAAGAAGATTGAAATTCTCGTTAACTTCTGCCCGAAACTACACTATGTGAGCGAATGGTGGAAACAACTTTACGGGGAATCTGAAGGAAAAGATAATAAAGGTATTTTCCCTGCATCGGTGGATTTTTCAACTGACCTTCACTCTATGGGCCAATGGATTCAGGAAGGTGAACGTTCTATCTTCGAAACTGTAATCTCAGTAGAGAAGGTAAATCATAAACTGGAAGTTCCTTCTGACGAAGCAAATCTGGATGGCTTGAACTTCTTAGCCGGCAAGCGCGTGGATGAAGTAAACAAAATGGCGGAATTGGGTACTCAATTGGCTCATGTTGACGGCGGTGTACCTAATATGCGTATCGTTCTTCCGGAACTGACCGAGTACAATATCGGCGGTCTGCTTTATTTCTTTGAAAAGGCTTGTGGTATCAGTGGCTATCTGCTAGGCGTCAATCCTTTCAACCAACCGGGTGTGGAAGCATACAAAAAGAATATGTTTGCTTTGCTGAACAAGCCGGGTTATGAAGAAGAATCTAAAGCGATTCAGGCAAGACTGTAA
- a CDS encoding DUF5035 domain-containing protein — protein MKKRVLLLLPLFLGACSDGGESPIIKIEKLSVKVDSDNNSVEGEDYANKMDNLPTLKVGDEVEALLLLDGNGAELKTFKLQNDEELATKLIYKEEEVSTEGNLTDEDKGQLRFKDGVTQSQVIVRATIEHVDENGDVKLEFYLSSKAECEGAEEVIGLKTTNEKEN, from the coding sequence ATGAAAAAGAGAGTATTACTACTGCTACCATTGTTTCTAGGCGCCTGCTCCGATGGCGGGGAGAGTCCTATCATTAAAATAGAGAAGCTATCTGTTAAGGTTGATTCTGACAATAATAGCGTTGAAGGAGAAGACTATGCCAATAAGATGGATAATTTGCCGACTCTGAAAGTGGGGGATGAGGTGGAAGCTCTTTTACTTTTGGACGGTAACGGAGCTGAATTAAAAACATTCAAACTTCAGAATGATGAAGAATTGGCTACTAAGCTTATTTATAAAGAGGAGGAAGTTTCGACTGAAGGAAATCTGACGGATGAAGATAAAGGGCAACTGCGTTTCAAAGACGGCGTGACACAAAGTCAGGTTATAGTTCGAGCTACCATCGAACACGTTGATGAGAACGGTGACGTGAAATTGGAATTTTATCTTTCCTCCAAAGCTGAGTGTGAAGGAGCTGAAGAAGTCATCGGACTGAAAACAACGAATGAAAAAGAAAATTGA
- a CDS encoding HAD family hydrolase, with amino-acid sequence MSQKKIKAVLFDMDGVLFNSMPYHSEAWHNVMKSHGLTLSREEAYMHEGRTGAATINIVFQRELGREATQEEIESIYKEKSVLFNSYTEAERMPGAWELLQKIKNEGLVPMVVTGSGQLSLLERLEHNFPGMFHKELMVTAFDVKYGKPNPEPYLMALKKGGLKADEAVVIENAPLGVEAGHKAGIFTIAVNTGPLDGQVLLDSGADLLFPSMQALCDEWDNCLIHLDSI; translated from the coding sequence ATGTCTCAGAAAAAGATAAAAGCTGTCCTATTCGATATGGACGGCGTGCTCTTTAACTCTATGCCTTACCATTCCGAAGCCTGGCATAATGTAATGAAATCGCATGGACTTACTCTTAGTCGCGAAGAAGCTTATATGCACGAAGGACGAACGGGAGCCGCTACTATCAATATTGTATTCCAACGCGAATTGGGTAGGGAGGCGACACAGGAAGAAATAGAAAGTATCTATAAGGAGAAAAGTGTCTTATTCAATTCTTACACAGAAGCCGAGCGGATGCCCGGCGCATGGGAGTTGCTGCAAAAAATAAAAAATGAAGGACTGGTTCCTATGGTAGTGACAGGCTCCGGACAGTTGTCTCTGCTCGAACGGCTGGAACACAACTTTCCCGGAATGTTTCATAAAGAACTGATGGTAACAGCTTTTGATGTGAAATATGGGAAACCAAATCCGGAACCTTATTTGATGGCCCTTAAAAAAGGTGGACTGAAAGCCGATGAAGCCGTAGTTATAGAAAACGCTCCTTTAGGAGTGGAAGCCGGACATAAAGCTGGCATATTCACTATCGCCGTTAATACAGGTCCGCTAGATGGTCAGGTTTTGCTGGATTCCGGGGCTGATTTATTGTTTCCTTCCATGCAAGCCTTATGCGATGAATGGGACAACTGCTTAATTCACCTAGATTCTATCTAA